The sequence CCGTGGCAGACCACCTCCAGGTGGTTGCCGGACGGGTCGTTGAAGTATAGCGACGCCTGCCCCGGGAAGCCGAGCTGCAGCGGGCCCTCCGTCGGCACCCCGTGTGACTCCAGGCGCTGCTTCCACTTCAGCATGTCGCCCGGAGGCACGCGGAACGCGAGGTGCGGATGTCCCTGCGTCACCCCGGGCTGCCCGTTGCGCTGGAGGAACAGGTCCACGCGCGTGGTGCCTCCCATGTACAGCGACACGTGGTAGGTGCCCTCGCCGTCGTTCTCCGCGGTCGGGCGTCCGAACCGCTTCAGCGCCGCCGCGTCAATCGTCATCAGGTGTGCCGCGCCCAGCACGTCGCAGTAGAAGCGCCGCGCCTCGTCCAGGTCCGTCACCGGAATCGTGATGTGGTCCAGGTCCCGAAGCCGCAGCCGCCCGAGTCCCGCCACGGCCCGCCGCGTCCGCAGCGACCACGTCCGAGCTCCAAAGCCGAGGGCGATCATCCGATTGCGCATTGCCACCAACATGGTGCCTCCTGGGTTCAATCAATTGATTGATTGAAGGTAGAGGCAATGCCGGGATTCCGTCAAGTGGGGTGCGCGGCCCGCTCGATTCTCCGCAGGCGCGCTGGTAGATCGCCGAGGATGAAGCGAGCGACTCCACGCAGGCCCTTGAAGCGCGAGCCGGCGACCGAGCCCGGTGACCAGCGGCGCGTCGAGCTGCTCGAAGCGGCCTACGTCCTCATCGCCGAGAAGGGGTTGGAGGGCCTGCGCACGCGCGACATCGCGGCGCGCGCCGGGGTCAACATCTCCACGCTGCACTACTACTTCGGCACGAAGGAGGCGCTCATCGTCGCCGTCGTGGACCACGTCAACGACAAGTTCACCGCGCCTCCACCGGGACGCCGAGGCGAGGCGCCCTCATGGGATGCCAGCCCCACGCTGCTCTCGCATCTGGAGTCCGCGTGGCGCAGCTTCCAGAACGACGCGCACCTGTCCACGGTGCTCCAGGAGTTGGTGGTCCGGGCCAGCCGGGACGCCGCCGCCCGCGCGGCCTTCAAGGCGCTGCACCTGTCGTGGAACAGGATTGTCGAGGACCTGCTCCGCGCAGAGGTGGAGCAGGGCCGCCTGCGCGCGGACCTGGATGCACAGGCGGGGGCGCGCATCGTCACGTCCTTCATCATGGGCGCGATGATGCAGCTCGGCGTGAATCCGAAGGCGTTCGACTACGCCACCCTCGCGAAGGAGCTGGAGCGCTGGGCCGGAAGCTCCGGCGCTCCCCGCCGCTGAAGCCCGCTTCAGGCC comes from Pyxidicoccus parkwaysis and encodes:
- a CDS encoding VOC family protein; its protein translation is MLVAMRNRMIALGFGARTWSLRTRRAVAGLGRLRLRDLDHITIPVTDLDEARRFYCDVLGAAHLMTIDAAALKRFGRPTAENDGEGTYHVSLYMGGTTRVDLFLQRNGQPGVTQGHPHLAFRVPPGDMLKWKQRLESHGVPTEGPLQLGFPGQASLYFNDPSGNHLEVVCHGYSQPIPIRPPVLTGLVWNTSRRP
- a CDS encoding TetR/AcrR family transcriptional regulator, with amino-acid sequence MKRATPRRPLKREPATEPGDQRRVELLEAAYVLIAEKGLEGLRTRDIAARAGVNISTLHYYFGTKEALIVAVVDHVNDKFTAPPPGRRGEAPSWDASPTLLSHLESAWRSFQNDAHLSTVLQELVVRASRDAAARAAFKALHLSWNRIVEDLLRAEVEQGRLRADLDAQAGARIVTSFIMGAMMQLGVNPKAFDYATLAKELERWAGSSGAPRR